The Microcystis aeruginosa NIES-843 sequence TTTACGGAACCCATGTCCTGTGGTAGAGCCACCATATTTACGTCGTTTACCACCTTTAGAAAAAACCATCAGGTGAAGTTGACGACGACTAATAGGAGGACGTTTGATGACAGCAAAGGGAGCGTTTGTTACTTTAACAGAACCCTTCCAATCATATCCATGTCCATTATAATTGTGGAATGGCCAATAATCTAAAAATTGAAAACAGGCAAGAGCAATGCCATCGTTAGCATGGCTTTCTGGTGATTGTTCTGCTTTATTTTTGGACTTTTCTAGTCCCAAATATTTTCTGAGATTAGAGGTTTGCCAACCAAAGCGAGTATGGACTGTTGCCAATTGAGACAGTTGCTCAATTGCCCATTTCTGTCCGACCATAACCGACGAGAAACCTTTTCCAGACTTAGCTCCTTTTCTACCGGAAGTTAAATCAACATCGGCTTTGACATACTCAAAGTAAATGTCAGTAATTGGATAGATTTTGGTTAGTTCGGAAACGACGCGAAGTTCAAGTTGACGATTAGCTCTGATTGAGGGAGCTAATTTTCCTTGTTTTCTATTTGAGAATCGTTTTTGTCGATGCGCTCTTAGATTAAAAGAAAGTTGGCGGTTAATCCGTCTTTTTCTACGTCCTCTTCGCATTAACCGTCTATTGTCCAGGCGCTCTTTTACTCGTTTAAAAGGAAGTTCTAAGTGAGCCTTCCAAAGAGTAAAAAGAGAGGATTGAACGCCAATTCCAGAGAATAATTTACCCGGGTCAATACCAATAGCAATCGGTTGGGTTTTACTATCGGAAGGTTCATCGATTAGCTGGACATAGAAAATACCTAAGTCGTTGAATTTACCGATAGCTTTTCCTTCTTTAATCCACCGTCTGGCCCGACTGGGTTTAGTGGGCATCAACGACTTTCCGTCTTTTGAGATAACAGGAACTCTTGCCATGGAGATAATCCTTAAGAGTAAAGTTAAAGTCCCTTTCCGCAACACAATCAAGATGTCTTGTCTAACAACGCTTTACCAATAAAGCTGAGAGGGAATCCGAACTAGGGAAGCATTCGGAAGTCTGTGCCAGATTGTGTCTCGATGCGGTAGTCTCTACTTGCGTCGCCTAAATTGGTCTAGGCAAGCTCCGTCCCTTTTAGGGCGGGGTTAGTGACTAGTCTGTTTAAAAGTTCTCGCTGGGGATTCCCAGAAGGATTTTGCCGAGAGGCACTCTGACAAACTGCAATTTCTAATTAACTCTCGCTCAACCCCCCGCTAAACCCTATGTCAAATCGTTCTGCTTGTCAACCCCTTTCGAGAATCGACTCTAGAAATATTACCTCAATATGGCATCGGTAAACTTATCCCTGTTAAAGAATAGATCTCCTGCAAAAATCAAAAATCTGCCGTTAGGCGAGGAGACGGTCGATAGGAGACGGTCGTCAGGAGGAGAAAAAAGACAATAGACAACTATAATATCGATAAAACCTAATATTATGTCAAATTTATCCATTTTTTTAGATATTTTAACCCGATAGTGCCTCGATAACTTACTTTTGCAGCAGGTCTAATAAAATTTTCCCAAGCTCTCAGACGAGGTTTTCCCCCCGTATCTCTTACCTAAGACAGAGGCTGTCAAAGAATAAAATTTTCCCAAGCTCTCAGATGAGTCCTGAATGGTTAGCCTATAGTAAAGACAGCCCCCTGAGTTGATAACAAAACCCATGCAGAAATTGGTGGAAGTTTTAGCTGATAAACAAGCTCTGATCGCAAAATCTCTGGCGCTGGTTCTGGAAAAAATCACAACCAGCCTCGACCAACAGGACTATTTTACCATCGCTCTGTCCGGCGGTAGTACCCCGAAACCTCTCTACGAAGCTTTATCCTCTCAACCCCTCGACTGGTCAAAAATTCACGTTTTCTGGGGAGATGAGCGCTACGTTAGTCCCGATCATCCTGACAGTAATCAACGCATGGCCCGGTTAGCATGGCTCGATCGCATACCGATCCCAGCCGCTAATATTCATCCTGTGCCCACGGATGACCCCGATCCCCAGCTGGCCGCCCAAAAATACGATGATCATCTCCGCCAATGGTTTGGGGTCAATTCTCCCGATTTTCCCGTTTTTGACCTGATTTTATTGGGAATGGGCGATGATGGTCACACCGCCTCTCTCTTTCCCCACACGGCAGCTTTAACGGTGAGCGATCGCTGTATCACCGTCGGCGAGAAAGACGGCAATCCCCGCTTAACTTTTACCGTTCCCCTGATCAATCAGGCCCGTTGTGTGATCTTTATCGCTGCCGGCGAAAGTAAACGCCCCGCTCTACATGAGATTTTCTCTGCCTATGGTGACTCTTTCTCCTATCCTTCCCGTCTCATCCACCCCTCGGCCGGGGAATTATATTGGTTGCTCGATGCGGCCGCTGGTTCCTCTTTTGTCTAGAGAATAGGGGAACAGGGGAATAGGGAAATGGGGGAATTCAACTAAAACCCCAACACCCCAACACCCTAAAACCCCAACACCCCAAAACCCCAAAACCCTAACACCCCAACACCCCAAAACCCCAAAACCCTAACACCCCGACACCCCGAAAACCCTAACACCCCAACACCCCAAAACCCCAAAACCCTAACACCCCAACCCCTAATCTGCTTTTTTACTTTTTACTTTTTACTTTTTCCTTAAAAATGATCGTTTGTCCTAATTGCGAACATACTAACCCCGATGAGGCCAGTCAATGCGAGGCCTGTTACACTCCCTTGCCGCGGATGTCTTCCTGTCCTAGTTGTGGGGCAACCATCCAAACTGATGCCACCTTTTGCGGTCAGTGTGGCTACAATTTACAGCCTAATTCCGTTCCCATGGTGGCAGCCCAACCCGAATCGGAACCTGAACCCGTCCCACCAGTCCCTACACCCACCGTCGCCTCGATCGCACCTCCTCCTGTTGCCCCTCCACCGGTTCGGGCTGCCACCCGCTTACAGACGGAAATAGCTAGTTTGCAGCACCTGCAAACCGATAGCAAAATTGAATTACCCCTACATCTATCGGTAATTCATATCGGCAAACCTAACGATCGCATTCCCCCCGATATCGATGTTTCCGGTTTTCCCGATTCTGATATCGTCTCCCGGGTTCATGGCGATATCCGCGTCGAAGCGGGCCTCTATTACCTCGAAGACAGCGGCAGCGCTAACGGAACCTACGTTAATCACACTCCCCTACCCCCCGGCAATCGTCATCGTCTCCGGGCTGGCGATCGCATTTCCCTCGGTAAAGGCGACAAAATGACTTTTATTTTCCAAATGTCCTAAAAGGGGACAGGTGTTAGGGGTTAGGGGTTAGGGTTTTCGGGTTTTCGGGTTTTCGGGTGTTGGGGTTTTCGGGTTTTCGGGTTTTCGGGTTTTAGCTGAATTCCCCCATTTCCCTATTCCCCCATTCCCCTATTCCCCCATTTCCCCATTTCCCACTTCCCCACTTCCCCACTTCCCCACTTCCCCACTTCCCCACTTCCCCACTTCCCCACTTCCCCATTCCCCCACTTCCCCACTTCCCCCACTGAAAATTATGCCTACAAATTGGCGAATCGGCTCTTTATTGGGCATTCCTCTCTATATTGATTCCTCGTGGTTTTTGATTCTGGCTTTTGTCACCTTGATCAATGCCACTGATGCAGAAATTCAGTCTCTGGCCGCCCAGAGTTCTGTTTTAGCGTGGTTACTTGGTTTTATCATGGCTTTATTGCTGTTTATCTCGGTTTTACTCCACGAATTAGGTCATAGTTTAATGGCTCGTTGCCAAGGCATCGAGGTCAATTCCATTACCCTGTTTCTCTTTGGGGGTATGGCTTCGATCGATCGAGAATCGCGGACTCCTCCAGAGGCCCTGCAAGTAGCGATCGCTGGACCCGCCGTTAGTTTTCTCCTGTTTTGTCTCTTATCCCTAGCCAGTCACTTACCCTATTTAAACGCCAATTTAACTTATATATGCGGACATTTAGCGATAATTAACCTGTTTTTGGCTCTATTTAATCTTATCCCCGGTTTACCCCTCGATGGGGGTCAAATTTTAAAAGCAATGGTCTGGCAAGCGACTGGCGATCGCTGGAAGGGTTTACATTGGGCTGCGATCAGTGGTCAATTCATCGGTTGGTTGGGGATTATTTTAGGGATTTTCTTGGTTCTCTTGACGGCAGATGTGGGGGGTGCCTGGTTAGGATTAATGGGCTGGTTTATCCTCAGAAATGCCAGCGCCTACGATAATTTGACTAATTTACAGGAAAGTCTCCTCAATTTTACAGCGGGAGAGGTGATGAGCAGAGATTTGCGGGTTTTAAACGCCCATCAAACCCTACAGGAATTCGCCCAAGAATACGTTTTAGACCGAGCGGCTGCCAATACTGCTTATTTTGCCGCTTCCGAGGGACGTTATCGGGGATTAATTCGGGTGGAAGATTTACAGGCGATCGAGCGGAGTTTATGGTCAGAAAAACAACTGCTTGATATTGCCCATCCCCTCACGGAAATTCCCAGTGTTGAGGAAAAAACCCCCTTAGTGACAGTGGTGCAGAAATTGGAAACCATCCAGGACCCGATGATCACGGTGTTAACACCAGCCTCCGCCGTAGCGGGAGTGATCGATCGCGGCGATATCCTCAAGGCAATTGCGATTAAATACCAAATTCCCCTAGAGGAAACGGATATTGAACGCGCTCGCGAGGGAGTTTACCCCAGTTATTTGCCCTTAAATGTTATTGCTGCCGCTCTCGACAAGAGTGAACCGCCAAAAATCGGCGAACCGTCCTTAATGTCCTGACGTAGAGAGGATGGAAGATAATAATCTTGAATATGGCTAATCCGAAAATTTCCTCGCTGGTTAACCTGCCACAATTTCCCCGTTTCCACATCTAAACAACTTAACCAGCCTTGGCCGTAGGCCCAAGTATCAATACAAATGGCATGGCCGAGATTAATCGGTTTCCCGCTTTTTTGGCTGGTATGGCCGCAAATCATGGTTTTTCCCGAACTATGGGCGGCGGGATATTGAAATTTCTCCCAAAAGAGTTTGTATTCTGGTTGTCTGGCTAGGGGTAGATGGGGATCGAGACTAGCGTGAACAAATAAATGATTTGCAGTTTCGTAGCTATTTATACAGACTTTTCCTAAAAAATCCCAGTGAGATTCGGGAATTTTAATCAGGTGGCCTTCGCTATAGGATTTGAGGGTGGCTTTACCGCCTTTTTCTAACCAGAGACGCTGTTTGAGGGGGTTATTACGGGCTTGCAGCATGATAATCTCGTGATTACCCTTGAGGGGAATCAAATTTCCCTGTTTATGTAGGGAAATCAGGCGATCGATCACCCCTTTCGAGTCTCTGCCCTTATTAACGTAATCACCGAGGGTGATTAAAGTATCTTGCGGTTTGGGGTTGACGATCTCTAGTAAGTGATCTAGAGCTTTCGAGCAACCATGAATATCGCCGATCGCTAAGGTTCGCATGAGGATTTGGTAGGGGATTAGGGCATAGGTAGGGTTTGCGGCAAAAAGTTTTTCGTAGGGGTAGGGTGTGGGGTGTGGGGTGTAGGGTGTAGGGTTTTACCGATTTTGAGGTAGTCAGTTACCTAATTTTCAGGGAAAAAGTCCAGGGATTTTACCCCCGATCACTCCAATGGTAGGCACTTTTTGAGGGGAAAAAAGTCTAAAAACCTTATCCAACAAAGTTTTTAGATTTATTTAGCAAGCCCTAGGTACAGGTAAAAGTATTAAAGAAATCTGTTCACGACAAACAGCGATTATCGGTGATCTTGCTTAGGGTAACAAAAAGGCTTACAGTAAAATGTACCATAAATTATCAAATCTACTAAATTAATTAAGCTGTGCCGAAAGTTGTTATTGCAGGTAACTGGAAAATGCACAAAACCCAGAGAGAAGCTTTGGAGTTTTTGCAAGATTTTAAATCCCATCTAGAGGAAACCCCCGACGACCGAGAAGTAGTTCTTTGCGCGCCTTTCACAGCTTTAGCTGTCCTCTCTAAAACCCTCCACGGTGGTCGTATTCGCTTGGGGGCGCAAAATGTCCACTGGGAAAAATCGGGGGCTTATACGGGGGAAATTTCGGCGGATATGTTAACCGAAATCGGGGTTCACTATGTGGTTATCGGTCACAGTGAACGCCGTCAATATTTCGGCGAAACCGATGAAACCGTCAATTTAAGGGTCATATCTGCCCAAAAACAAGGTTTAATCCCGATTATCTGCGTGGGAGAAAGTAAAGCCCAAAGAGATGCCGGAGAAACGGAAAAGGTAATTATCAAGCAAATTCAAGCAGGTTTAGTCAATGTTGACCAAAAAAACCTCGTTATCGCCTACGAACCCATTTGGGCGATTGGCACGGGGGAAACCTGCGAAAGCGAGGAAGCTAATCGAGTTATCGGTTTGATTCGGCAACAATTAGACAATCCCGAAGTAACCATTCAGTACGGTGGTTCGGTAAAACCCGATAATATCGATGAAATTATGGCCCAATCGCAGATAAACGGGGCTTTAGTCGGTGGGGCGAGTCTAGACCCCGCCGTATTCGCCAGAATTGTTAATTATCGTTAATCGATTTCTGCTGCCATGACGCTATTTTCTAAAACCCCGATGCCTTCTATTTCCACCCGAACCTTATCCCCCACCTGCAGCGGTCCGATTCCTTCGGGAGTTCCCGTTAAAATCACATCCCCCGGCAGCAGGGTCATCACTTGAGAGATATAAGCCACCAAGACATCGGGGGGAAAGACCATATCACTCAGATAACTGCTTTGTTTCGGTTCGCTGCCATCATTGAGAAAAGTGGTTAATTGCGCCCCGATACTCAATTCCCGGACAATCCAGGGGCCGAGGGGACAAAAACTGTCAAATCCTTTCGCCCGCGTCCATTGGCTATCTTTTTTCTGTAAATCCCTAGCGGTGACATCGTTAGCAATGGTATAACCCCAGATTTTGCTTCTGGCTTGGGCTGTGGTGCAGTTTTTGGCGGTTTCTCCGATAATTAATGCTAATTCTCCCTCATAATCCACTCTTTCCGATTGGGGCGGATAAAAAATCGTTTCACCGTCGGCGATAATTGTCGTCGGTGGCTTGAGAAATAAAAGCGGTTCTTCTGGTACAGGTGTTCCCATCTCGGCGGCGTGGGCGCGGTAATTTTTGCCCACGGCAATAATTTTCGACGGGAAACAGGGGGCTAATAGTTGGTAGCTATCAGGTTCTAATTCTAGCTTGGTTAGTTGCCCTCCTTGCCAGGGAGGGGCATCAAAGACGGCAACGCTACGGTTTAGCTGTAACAGTCCGTAGAAGATTTGTCCTTGACGATGTTTCACTCGTACATAGCGTTGCGCCATATTTTTCTGGGAATGACTAGCGATCGACTCTCGGATAGTAGTATGATCATATATCCTTGCTTCTTTATTAAAAGCTAGAGAGTTATGAAAATCAATTAACCTCCGGTCTTGACAAAGAAGCCTTCTAGTCCATAAGGATTCTAAGATGAGCAATAACTACGAAACTCTTTACATTCTCCGTCCCGATTTAGGGGAAGAAGTCGTTCAGCAACAAGTGGAACGTTATCGGACTCTGATTACCGAACACAGCGCCACAGACATTCAAGTGAAGGTGTGGGGTAAAAAACGTCTGGCCTATCCCATCAAAAAACTCAATGATGGTGTCTATGTGCAGATGAATTATCAGGCCAGCGGCAAACAAGTCGCCCCCATGGAACGGGCCATGCGTTTAAGTGATGAGGTTATTCGTTATTTAACCCTAAAACTCGATCGCGTGGTAGCCCCCCCTGCCGATTTATCTCCCTTAACGGAAATTCCCCCCTCTCCTATCACCGAAGCGGTGGTGGAAGATGACGGTATCTCCGCTGAAGATTAATTATAGTCACAACTGTGTCGGGTCAATGCCCAATTCCCGTAATCGGGCAAAAGCGCGGTCGCGCTCTTGTTGTGCTTGGTTGCGTTCCTCAAAGAGGGTTTCAGGGTCTTTAAATCGTTCCCCATTGGGATAAAAGACCTCTAAACCCTCTTCAAACATCTCAAACCGAATCCCTAGGATTGGGGAAGTCCAAGGAAAATTCAAGGCCGTTACTGGGAAAAAATCCTCTTGCTGATTGGCCCGCACCAATCCCCAGAAATCATGGGAGTCTGGGTCATAGAAAAACATTTCTAATACCCCATGCTCCCGATAGAAAGACTGCTTTTTGAGCATTTCCCTGGCACTATTGCTCGGAGAGAGGATTTCAAACACTACCTGGGGGGCAATATTGTCTTCTTCCCATTGTTTATAGCTGCCGCGCTCACCCGGTGGACGGCCGAAAACTACCATGGCATCGGGAGCTTGACGGGGAGCGGGGGGGACAGTTACCTGCTGGGGATACCAGAGCAAATCTCCGGCAACAAAGACGGTTTGCCCTTTAAATAAATACCTGAGATTGGCAACCAAGCGAACAATCCAGCGATATTGAACTGTGTTGTCGGCCATGGGTTTACCGTCGGAGTCAGGATAGAAAAGTTGGGGTTCGATGGGTGCTTGAACCATGCTTTATCTCTTGCGATCGCATTTTGTCCTAGCTTTATTGTATCATCGCAAATCCTTGGATTGAAACCCCGTCCTTTTAGGACGGCTTTGCCTTAGACCTCCTGCCAAAGTTGTCTAAGTAACTTAGAGTATTGTTAAGATTTGATAAATTTAACGGCAAGAGCTTGACATCTACAGACAAAAATGCTACTCTAGCGACCGCAACGCCATTTTTTAGGAGGCATTTAGTTATGGTATTAGCAAAACTGATTGATTGTCGGGGGGGGGGTAAGAATAGCTTATCAAAAATAGCTATCGCTTCCTCTGCCATTGCTTTTAGCACTCTAGCAATATCACCAGTTCAAGCTGCTCAGCTAATTATTCCCAACACAACTGTTTTAGGGACTAATGTTTTTTCCGGGCCAACTTTCACGGTTTCTCAAAACTTTCTCCCGTCAGACACCTTAAGTGTTAATGTGTCTGGAACAGTAGATCTCTTTTTTGGACAATTTACTACTAATGCCGCAGGTGTTATTGTCTCACCCTCAGTAACACATACGGGAAATAATCCGGGACAAGTTCTCGCCGGTCCCGGAGGTCGACCATTTGGTTCTCTGCTCATTGGTAATAGCACACTGGGATTTTTTCCTCTATTCTCAGCTAATGCAGCCAATGGTTTAGGCAATGCCAATCCACCAACAAATTTATCATTGTCTGGTGTGCCTTTATCCAGTATCTTTACAAATGTAGGCTTTACGGGTATTGCTAATGGCACTGTTCTTGAGTTTCGTGTCAATGATCAGGATGTCAATGGTAATAGCGGTCAATTTGTCATTACCTCAACCCCTGAACCTAGCACAATTTTAGGCTTAGGTGTATTGGGATTTGGCGCTTTCTGCCAGCGCAAACTATCTCAAGGGAAGAAGTCAAAACAGGACAATTGAGTTGAGAACTTTGGGATTTATCCCCCCTTAATCTTCCCTGAATAAGGGGGATATCTGACAGTTTTTAACACCTACCTACCTATAGAAAAATAGGGGTTGGGTTGAGCAATAGCAAGGCCCAACCTGCTATTTTATAATTGTCAAAGGTAGGTCTTTTTCTTTTCTAACTTCTCAACATAAGTCAATGGCCTCTTTGATATTTTGTAGAGCTTCTTCTTGAGTCTCACGAAGTCGTTCAGCAACAAGTCGCCCCATGGAACGGGCCATGGGTTTAAGTTATGAGGTGATTCTTTATTTAACCCTAAAACTCGATCGCGTGGTGGCTCCCCCGGCCAATTTATCTCCCTTAACGGAAATTCCGCCCTCTCCTATCACCGAAGCGGTGGTGGAAGATGACGGTATCTCCGCTGAAAATTAATTATAGTCACAACTGTGTCGGATCAATGCCCAATTCGCGTAATCGGGCAAAAGCGCGATCGCGTTCTTGTTGTGCTTGGTTGCGTTCCTGTTGTGCTTGGTTGCGTTCCTGTTGTGCTTGGTTGCGTTCTTGTTGTGCTTGGTTGCGCTCCTCAAAGAGGGTTTCAGGGTCTTTAAATCGTTCCCCATTGGGATAAAAGACCTCTAAACCCTCTTCAAACATCTCAAACCGAATCCCTAGGATTGGGGAAGTCCAAGGAAAATTCAAGGCCGTTACTGGGAAAAAATCCTCTTGCTGATTGGCCCGCACCAATCCCCAGAAATCATGGGAGTCTGGGTCATAGAAAAACATTTCTAATACCCCATACTCCCGATAGAAAGACTGCTTTTTGAGCATTTCCCTGGCACTATTGCTCGGAGAGAGGATTTCAAACACTACCTGGGGGGCAATATTGTCTTCTTCCCATTGTTTATAGCTGCCGCGCTCACCCGGTGGACGGCCGAAAACTACCATGGCATCGGGAGCTTGACGGGGAGCGGGGGGTACAGTTACCTGCTGGGGATACCAGAGCAAATCCCCAGCGACAAAGACGGTTTGCTCCTTAAATAAATACCTGAGATTGGCAACCAAGCGAACAATCCAGCGATATTGAACTGTGTTGTCGGCCATGGGTTTACCGTCGGAATCAGGATAGAAAAGTTGGGGTTCGATGGGTGCTTGAACCATGCTTTATCTCTTGCGATCGCATTTTTGCCTAGCTTTATTGTATCATCGCAAATCCTTGGTTTGAAACCCTGTCCTTTTATACTAAATCCGTTGAGTAACGCACAGAAAACGGGTTTCTCCGAGAAACCCGTTTTCTGCTCAGGCAAAAGGCTTCAACGGTGAGACTTCGGACGTTCGGCAAACGGCAAAAGGGGGAATAAATAATCAGTTTTTAATAACAGGATTTAGGATTACATCTAAATTTTTAATAAAGTCGAGGTTGAAAATTATCGGGAATATCCAATTCAAATACTTGGTCATGAATCCGAGCCACATAAAACCCTTCTTGCAGAATTTTTTCCCGTAATTCCGGGGATACATGAACCGCCGCTAATATGCCATAGAGTTTTTTATCTTTGTGTTCAGGGAAAAAGTTGCGAAACCGTTGCAAAATACTTTTTAATTGTGAAATAGACTCCTCTCTGGCATGACTTTTAACTTCGACGATATAAGCAGTATTTAGCTGACCATTGGTATAGGCAAGAACATCAATTTCTAGGTGTTTTCCATCTTTACTGACTCGGACACTGGGACTGATAACTTCCATACCAAAGCGTTGTCTGAGAATCTTTTCCATTGAAGGGAGGGCAAGTCCTTCGGTAAAGCTGCCGAATTTTGCACCGAGTCCCCCAATTTGCTGACCTAATTCTTTGAGTTGTTTGTCAGTTTTCTTCTGTTGTTGGGCGTTTTCCTGCTGTTGCTGACTAACTTCCTTCAATAGTAGGTCAGTCTCCTTCAGTTGTTTGTCAGTTTCTTTTTGAGCAGTCGCTAATTCGGCTAAGAGTCGCCATACGTCTTCGGATGTAGTTGCCATAGCTAATTTTTTCTCTCTGATTTGGTCTATTGCTATTTTACTGAATTTTGCCGATTCATGAAGAAGATAGTGCTTTTGCCTTTGAGTAAGAGAGCGATAAGTAGGGCGTGTTACACTGTCGCTAACATACCTTTATTTTTATAAGTAACTTAGAGTATTTTTAAGATTTGATAAATTTAACGGCAAGAGCTTGACATCTACAGACAAAAATGCTAATCTCGCGACTGCAACGCCATTTTTTAGGAGGCATTTAGTTATGGTATTAGCAAAACTGATTGATTGTCGGGGGGGGGGGTAAGAATAGCTTATCAAAAATAGCTATCGCTTCCTCTGCCATTGCTTTTAGCACTCTAGCAATATCACCAGTTCAAGCTGCTCAGCTAATTATTCCCAACACAACTGTTTTAGGGACTAATGTTTTTTCCGGGCCAACTTTCACGGTTTCTCAAAACTTTCTTCCGTCAGACACCTTAAGTGTTAATGTGTCTGGAACAGTAGATATCTGGGCTGGAACATTGGCTATGAATGCTGCGGGTATTATTACCCAAACAACACAGCCAGGATTCAGTGTGGGACAAACTACCCCGGTGGGTTCCGGGGCAACACGTCCGGGTCAACCCAGTGGTTCTCTACTTATTGGTAATAGCACACTGGGATTTTTTCCTCTATTCTCAGCTAATGCAGCCAATGGTTTAGGCAGTGCCAATCCACCAACAAATTTATCATTATCTGGTGTGCCTTTATCCAGCATATTTACAAATGTAGGCTTTACGGGTATTGCTAATGGCACTGTTCTTCAGTTTCG is a genomic window containing:
- a CDS encoding RRXRR domain-containing protein; this translates as MARVPVISKDGKSLMPTKPSRARRWIKEGKAIGKFNDLGIFYVQLIDEPSDSKTQPIAIGIDPGKLFSGIGVQSSLFTLWKAHLELPFKRVKERLDNRRLMRRGRRKRRINRQLSFNLRAHRQKRFSNRKQGKLAPSIRANRQLELRVVSELTKIYPITDIYFEYVKADVDLTSGRKGAKSGKGFSSVMVGQKWAIEQLSQLATVHTRFGWQTSNLRKYLGLEKSKNKAEQSPESHANDGIALACFQFLDYWPFHNYNGHGYDWKGSVKVTNAPFAVIKRPPISRRQLHLMVFSKGGKRRKYGGSTTGHGFRKGDLVSSPKGIGYVSGDTEKQLSVSDTNGQRLGQIAVSKIQLIRRSNGLIVSH
- the pgl gene encoding 6-phosphogluconolactonase; this translates as MQKLVEVLADKQALIAKSLALVLEKITTSLDQQDYFTIALSGGSTPKPLYEALSSQPLDWSKIHVFWGDERYVSPDHPDSNQRMARLAWLDRIPIPAANIHPVPTDDPDPQLAAQKYDDHLRQWFGVNSPDFPVFDLILLGMGDDGHTASLFPHTAALTVSDRCITVGEKDGNPRLTFTVPLINQARCVIFIAAGESKRPALHEIFSAYGDSFSYPSRLIHPSAGELYWLLDAAAGSSFV
- a CDS encoding FHA domain-containing protein — protein: MIVCPNCEHTNPDEASQCEACYTPLPRMSSCPSCGATIQTDATFCGQCGYNLQPNSVPMVAAQPESEPEPVPPVPTPTVASIAPPPVAPPPVRAATRLQTEIASLQHLQTDSKIELPLHLSVIHIGKPNDRIPPDIDVSGFPDSDIVSRVHGDIRVEAGLYYLEDSGSANGTYVNHTPLPPGNRHRLRAGDRISLGKGDKMTFIFQMS
- a CDS encoding site-2 protease family protein produces the protein MPTNWRIGSLLGIPLYIDSSWFLILAFVTLINATDAEIQSLAAQSSVLAWLLGFIMALLLFISVLLHELGHSLMARCQGIEVNSITLFLFGGMASIDRESRTPPEALQVAIAGPAVSFLLFCLLSLASHLPYLNANLTYICGHLAIINLFLALFNLIPGLPLDGGQILKAMVWQATGDRWKGLHWAAISGQFIGWLGIILGIFLVLLTADVGGAWLGLMGWFILRNASAYDNLTNLQESLLNFTAGEVMSRDLRVLNAHQTLQEFAQEYVLDRAAANTAYFAASEGRYRGLIRVEDLQAIERSLWSEKQLLDIAHPLTEIPSVEEKTPLVTVVQKLETIQDPMITVLTPASAVAGVIDRGDILKAIAIKYQIPLEETDIERAREGVYPSYLPLNVIAAALDKSEPPKIGEPSLMS
- a CDS encoding metallophosphoesterase family protein: MRTLAIGDIHGCSKALDHLLEIVNPKPQDTLITLGDYVNKGRDSKGVIDRLISLHKQGNLIPLKGNHEIIMLQARNNPLKQRLWLEKGGKATLKSYSEGHLIKIPESHWDFLGKVCINSYETANHLFVHASLDPHLPLARQPEYKLFWEKFQYPAAHSSGKTMICGHTSQKSGKPINLGHAICIDTWAYGQGWLSCLDVETGKLWQVNQRGNFRISHIQDYYLPSSLRQDIKDGSPIFGGSLLSRAAAITFKGK
- the tpiA gene encoding triose-phosphate isomerase: MPKVVIAGNWKMHKTQREALEFLQDFKSHLEETPDDREVVLCAPFTALAVLSKTLHGGRIRLGAQNVHWEKSGAYTGEISADMLTEIGVHYVVIGHSERRQYFGETDETVNLRVISAQKQGLIPIICVGESKAQRDAGETEKVIIKQIQAGLVNVDQKNLVIAYEPIWAIGTGETCESEEANRVIGLIRQQLDNPEVTIQYGGSVKPDNIDEIMAQSQINGALVGGASLDPAVFARIVNYR
- a CDS encoding fumarylacetoacetate hydrolase family protein, which gives rise to MAQRYVRVKHRQGQIFYGLLQLNRSVAVFDAPPWQGGQLTKLELEPDSYQLLAPCFPSKIIAVGKNYRAHAAEMGTPVPEEPLLFLKPPTTIIADGETIFYPPQSERVDYEGELALIIGETAKNCTTAQARSKIWGYTIANDVTARDLQKKDSQWTRAKGFDSFCPLGPWIVRELSIGAQLTTFLNDGSEPKQSSYLSDMVFPPDVLVAYISQVMTLLPGDVILTGTPEGIGPLQVGDKVRVEIEGIGVLENSVMAAEID
- the rpsF gene encoding 30S ribosomal protein S6, whose protein sequence is MSNNYETLYILRPDLGEEVVQQQVERYRTLITEHSATDIQVKVWGKKRLAYPIKKLNDGVYVQMNYQASGKQVAPMERAMRLSDEVIRYLTLKLDRVVAPPADLSPLTEIPPSPITEAVVEDDGISAED
- a CDS encoding Uma2 family endonuclease, with the translated sequence MVQAPIEPQLFYPDSDGKPMADNTVQYRWIVRLVANLRYLFKGQTVFVAGDLLWYPQQVTVPPAPRQAPDAMVVFGRPPGERGSYKQWEEDNIAPQVVFEILSPSNSAREMLKKQSFYREHGVLEMFFYDPDSHDFWGLVRANQQEDFFPVTALNFPWTSPILGIRFEMFEEGLEVFYPNGERFKDPETLFEERNQAQQERDRAFARLRELGIDPTQL
- a CDS encoding PEP-CTERM sorting domain-containing protein; the protein is MVLAKLIDCRGGGKNSLSKIAIASSAIAFSTLAISPVQAAQLIIPNTTVLGTNVFSGPTFTVSQNFLPSDTLSVNVSGTVDLFFGQFTTNAAGVIVSPSVTHTGNNPGQVLAGPGGRPFGSLLIGNSTLGFFPLFSANAANGLGNANPPTNLSLSGVPLSSIFTNVGFTGIANGTVLEFRVNDQDVNGNSGQFVITSTPEPSTILGLGVLGFGAFCQRKLSQGKKSKQDN
- a CDS encoding Uma2 family endonuclease, whose product is MVQAPIEPQLFYPDSDGKPMADNTVQYRWIVRLVANLRYLFKEQTVFVAGDLLWYPQQVTVPPAPRQAPDAMVVFGRPPGERGSYKQWEEDNIAPQVVFEILSPSNSAREMLKKQSFYREYGVLEMFFYDPDSHDFWGLVRANQQEDFFPVTALNFPWTSPILGIRFEMFEEGLEVFYPNGERFKDPETLFEERNQAQQERNQAQQERNQAQQERNQAQQERDRAFARLRELGIDPTQL
- a CDS encoding DUF3782 domain-containing protein — protein: MATTSEDVWRLLAELATAQKETDKQLKETDLLLKEVSQQQQENAQQQKKTDKQLKELGQQIGGLGAKFGSFTEGLALPSMEKILRQRFGMEVISPSVRVSKDGKHLEIDVLAYTNGQLNTAYIVEVKSHAREESISQLKSILQRFRNFFPEHKDKKLYGILAAVHVSPELREKILQEGFYVARIHDQVFELDIPDNFQPRLY